In Nitrospira sp., the following are encoded in one genomic region:
- a CDS encoding flagellar hook protein FlgE — MGILSSLFTGVSGLNANGNALSVIGNNIANLSTIGFKSSRSVFADLISSSLGGAGGAIQTGLGVALNGVQGNFSQGSLSTTSNGLDLAIDGNGFFLLRDANGGSFYSRAGQFHLDSQSRIVDPSGFFLQGYQVNTSGLITASIGGVTLPSTTAPPNPTTTVDIGANLNSQSSTSVFSLTDPNGTSQFSTSLTVYDSLGNPHLLTTYFSKTAANTWNYNIVGSTNEVVTTNYHASNINASLGIVRLASGNLTFTTSGALDTESVVTSYDSGTAAGVAGALVGQAQIDFVGATADQVFAFNFGSSVTTDGGAGVDLSTQFGAASGLVQQTQDGFGAGALQSFSVETNGLINGRFSNGQVRPLAQLALARFPDPLGLVRTGKNTFAESGTSGQPLVGPATAAGLGRILSNTLELSNVDLGESFIDMIAAQRGFQANSRVITTSDEVLQELVNLKR; from the coding sequence ATGGGAATTCTGTCGTCGCTTTTCACGGGCGTCAGCGGGCTCAACGCGAACGGGAACGCGTTATCCGTCATTGGGAACAACATTGCCAACCTGAGTACGATCGGGTTCAAATCCAGCCGTTCCGTATTCGCCGATTTGATCAGTTCTTCCCTCGGAGGAGCAGGAGGGGCGATTCAGACAGGCCTCGGCGTAGCCCTGAATGGAGTGCAAGGGAACTTCAGCCAAGGTTCGCTGAGCACCACCAGTAACGGACTGGATCTGGCGATCGACGGCAACGGCTTTTTCCTTCTCCGGGATGCAAACGGCGGGAGTTTTTATTCCCGAGCGGGACAGTTTCATCTGGATTCCCAAAGTCGCATCGTCGACCCAAGCGGCTTCTTCCTCCAGGGCTACCAAGTGAACACCAGCGGGCTGATTACGGCCAGCATCGGAGGCGTGACGTTACCCTCGACGACCGCTCCGCCGAATCCAACGACGACCGTCGATATCGGCGCCAATCTCAATTCACAGTCCTCAACGAGTGTCTTCTCCCTCACGGATCCGAACGGGACATCCCAGTTTTCAACATCGCTCACCGTTTACGATTCGCTTGGGAACCCTCATCTGCTCACCACGTATTTTTCTAAGACCGCGGCGAACACATGGAACTACAACATCGTCGGCAGTACTAACGAGGTGGTCACGACGAATTATCATGCGTCCAACATCAATGCGTCCCTTGGTATCGTGCGCTTGGCTTCAGGGAATCTGACCTTTACGACGTCAGGTGCTCTTGATACCGAGAGCGTGGTCACGAGCTATGATAGTGGCACCGCCGCCGGGGTCGCCGGAGCCCTGGTGGGGCAGGCGCAAATCGATTTTGTCGGTGCGACAGCCGATCAGGTGTTTGCGTTTAATTTCGGCAGCAGTGTGACGACCGACGGTGGCGCCGGAGTTGATCTCAGTACGCAATTCGGAGCTGCATCAGGATTGGTTCAGCAGACTCAGGATGGGTTCGGTGCCGGCGCGCTGCAATCCTTCTCTGTGGAAACCAACGGGCTCATCAACGGACGATTCTCCAACGGGCAGGTTCGTCCGTTGGCTCAGCTGGCTCTTGCTCGATTCCCTGACCCGCTCGGACTCGTCCGGACCGGTAAGAATACCTTTGCCGAATCAGGCACGTCCGGACAGCCGCTGGTCGGTCCTGCAACGGCCGCGGGCCTGGGACGAATTCTTTCCAACACGCTTGAACTGTCGAACGTGGATCTCGGGGAAAGCTTTATCGACATGATTGCTGCACAGAGAGGATTTCAGGCGAATTCGAGAGTCATCACGACTTCCGATGAGGTCCTCCAGGAATTGGTGAATCTGAAACGGTAG
- a CDS encoding flagellar basal body-associated FliL family protein, giving the protein MADAAAADEKTSVSAPAPVFPIKLLIIVSVVALVFGVGGAFVVVKFLGGSSKGAENSEEHKADADAKADSKSEAGGKHGQASAPGVMFDLDPFIVNLADTSDVRYLKLTLKLEVDSEAVAAELSARIPQMRDAILVLLSSKDVNAIRTTQGKFQLRDEITQRTNGLLKKPGVRSVYFTEFVVQ; this is encoded by the coding sequence ATGGCAGATGCAGCCGCGGCCGATGAAAAAACCTCAGTATCGGCTCCCGCTCCGGTATTCCCCATCAAACTGCTCATTATCGTATCGGTTGTTGCCTTGGTGTTCGGTGTCGGCGGAGCGTTTGTGGTGGTCAAGTTCCTGGGAGGGTCAAGCAAAGGTGCTGAAAACTCGGAAGAGCATAAGGCCGACGCTGATGCAAAGGCAGACTCCAAGAGCGAGGCCGGTGGAAAACATGGTCAGGCCTCTGCGCCGGGCGTCATGTTCGACTTGGACCCCTTCATCGTCAACCTCGCCGACACGTCCGATGTTCGGTACTTGAAGCTGACCCTCAAACTTGAGGTGGACAGCGAAGCCGTGGCCGCCGAGCTATCCGCCCGCATCCCTCAGATGCGGGATGCCATCCTCGTCCTGCTCAGCAGCAAGGACGTCAATGCGATCAGAACGACCCAGGGGAAATTCCAGCTGCGCGATGAAATTACACAGCGCACCAACGGCCTCCTGAAGAAACCAGGCGTTCGATCCGTCTATTTCACGGAATTCGTCGTTCAGTAA